Part of the Candidatus Zixiibacteriota bacterium genome is shown below.
TTCTTCTTTGACGGATTTGGCCGGAAATCGTTTCAACGCTGAATGGGATTTGCGGCACAAGGAGAGAACATGCCGAGCGTGTGATTCAGCTTCAATCGTCCCCGACCCTGCGTCCACAAACGCCACGGCCCGGCCGGGGTCGATTCCCGGCCGGGCCATTGGAGCGATGCGGTAGCTCCGCTATTGCTGGGCGCCGAATGTGAACAGCAGGAAGGCCCCCGCGCTGATGTACTGGGTAGCGTCGCCCTCGGTCATGACGTTGTGGAAGGCCCCTTGGACCCCCACCTTCATTTTCTCACCGGCCTTGAAGAGCATGCCGGCGCCGCCGTTGACGCCGAATTCGGTGCTCGAGGCGCTGACATCGAGATCGATGTCGCCGATATCGACCGAAACACCACCCTTCATGTTGTAGAAGCCGGCGCCGCCGAACAAATACGGCGTCATCTTGGCGCCGTCCTGCCCAAAGAAGTACTTGGCATGGCCTGTGATCTGCAAGAGCTTGAAGTCGTCGACGCTCACGTCTTCCAGGTCTTCCTCGACCTTCGCGCCCAGCATGTTGTACATGAAGTCGGCGCCGACCGCGAGGTTGGGCGTCAACATGTAGTCGCCAACCCCACCGAATCCAAACCCGATGTCGGCGGCATCACCGAAATCCCCCATCGGGATGGCAGCACCGGCCCCCGGTCCGACAAGGAACTGCCCCTTCACGAACTGCGCGTTGGCCGTCCCCGACATCGCCACGACGAGTCCCAAGACTGCCGCGGCCGCAACCATTCCCCACTTCTTCATGAACCCTCCTTGTGATTCGACCTGAACTAACAACCCGCCCCGTCGGATCGACGGGGGGGGTCGAGGCGTGATGATGTAACTTTACCTGATTCCCCAGAGCCAAAAGCGCAACGAAAGCGAGGCGCGTGAGCCGAAATTGGTAGCCGATTCCGTCTCGGCCTCCAGTCCCTCTGTGCTCGCCTTGCGCTTTCCGAACATGTCAACAGTGGGTCCCCAGACACCGACAATATCAACGCCATTCGCTAGCGGAGCCGAACCTCCGACGAAGACGCCGAAACTGAAGTCAGTGTATGTGTCGAGCTTTACGGTAGTCCCCCCCTCGACATAGTCGTCCGGAGAACCCAGAATCAGCATCCCATACCCACCGATAAGTGGGGAAGC
Proteins encoded:
- a CDS encoding outer membrane beta-barrel protein, with the translated sequence MKKWGMVAAAAVLGLVVAMSGTANAQFVKGQFLVGPGAGAAIPMGDFGDAADIGFGFGGVGDYMLTPNLAVGADFMYNMLGAKVEEDLEDVSVDDFKLLQITGHAKYFFGQDGAKMTPYLFGGAGFYNMKGGVSVDIGDIDLDVSASSTEFGVNGGAGMLFKAGEKMKVGVQGAFHNVMTEGDATQYISAGAFLLFTFGAQQ